From Pontibacter actiniarum, a single genomic window includes:
- a CDS encoding polysaccharide biosynthesis/export family protein, with translation MRNITCFLLLILLASSCVSKKELVYLQNPNFKPYVPTEIQTRFSAYQLQSNDVLSIKVLSVDPDMSNIFNIVNPNNAFGVSEPGSMYLSGYTIDNEGFINLPTVGKLKVEGLTTSQTQELIQTNLNRYIMDATVVVKLLSFKISVLGEVRNPGYFYIYNEKANLLEGLSLAGDLTQGANRGSIKLIRQKEGKSEVVLLDLKDPNLVQSQYYYLMPNDVIYVEPLETELKRSNLVVVNAVLGVISTGALLYNLFK, from the coding sequence ATGAGAAATATCACTTGCTTTCTCTTGCTCATCTTATTGGCTTCTTCTTGTGTATCGAAAAAAGAACTCGTATACCTGCAAAATCCAAACTTCAAGCCATACGTCCCCACTGAAATCCAAACAAGGTTCTCTGCCTACCAGCTGCAGTCCAACGATGTACTGTCCATCAAGGTGCTGAGCGTGGACCCGGATATGTCCAATATCTTCAACATCGTGAACCCTAACAACGCTTTTGGCGTATCGGAGCCCGGCAGCATGTACCTGAGCGGGTACACGATCGACAACGAGGGCTTTATAAACCTGCCCACGGTAGGCAAGCTGAAGGTAGAGGGGCTCACCACCTCACAGACCCAGGAGCTGATTCAGACCAACCTGAACCGCTACATCATGGACGCCACCGTTGTGGTGAAGCTGCTTAGCTTCAAGATCAGCGTTTTAGGTGAAGTACGCAACCCGGGCTACTTCTATATCTACAACGAGAAAGCCAACCTGCTCGAGGGCCTTAGCCTGGCCGGCGACCTGACGCAGGGAGCCAACCGGGGCAGTATAAAACTAATACGCCAGAAAGAGGGTAAGTCTGAGGTGGTCTTGCTAGACCTCAAAGACCCCAACCTCGTACAATCTCAGTACTATTACCTGATGCCCAACGACGTGATTTACGTCGAGCCCCTGGAAACGGAGCTGAAACGAAGCAACCTGGTCGTAGTAAATGCCGTGCTGGGGGTAATCTCTACCGGGGCGCTATTATACAATTTGTTTAAGTAG
- a CDS encoding DoxX family protein, translating into MKNAAFSYLLARLPLGMSMFGHGLLRLPKLTQFSEGMAESFKATWLPQALVQQFAYFLPYLELNIGALLLIGLFTRAVSTVGVLLMVALIFGSSLQENWNAVATQMFYGVYFALLYAFEHKYNRYSIDSGIRGHRSKKKKAPAVQ; encoded by the coding sequence ATGAAAAACGCAGCCTTCAGTTATCTCCTTGCCCGCCTGCCCCTCGGGATGAGCATGTTTGGCCACGGCCTGCTGCGCCTGCCCAAGCTAACCCAGTTCAGCGAGGGCATGGCGGAGAGTTTTAAAGCCACCTGGCTGCCGCAGGCGCTTGTGCAGCAGTTTGCCTACTTTTTGCCGTACCTGGAGCTCAATATCGGAGCCTTGCTGTTGATCGGGCTCTTTACCAGGGCTGTGTCTACGGTGGGCGTACTGCTGATGGTGGCGCTGATCTTCGGCTCCAGCCTGCAGGAAAACTGGAACGCCGTGGCAACCCAGATGTTCTACGGCGTGTACTTTGCATTACTGTACGCCTTTGAGCACAAGTATAACCGCTACTCCATAGACAGCGGCATCAGGGGGCACAGAAGCAAAAAGAAGAAGGCACCAGCCGTGCAGTAA
- a CDS encoding aminopeptidase P family protein, translating to MTYKERLAAIRSQMKGEGVSAYIIPSADPHISEYVPDRYKCIEFASGFTGSAGTLVITEDAAHLWTDARYFVQGNEQLQGTGFELAKLRVQNAPEYIDWLAERLPEGATVAFDAKLISVSLAQLLETQLTPIGLKINSDRDYLEPIWQDRPELPAAPAYLLGEDVVGETLESKLERLRKALKKHRADYHLISSLDDLAWLFNMRGSDVKCNPVVLGFALISQDKAMLFVDTTKLSEEDQEKLRKAGVELETYDMIERAIAAIPADSILIDPRRNCYALYKQLPKEVRVVQDTNPTTFFKAVKNEVEVEHTRKTMVKDGVALTRFFKWLEENIGKTKITELSVADKVREFRAEQEGFVGESFDTIAGYKAHGALPHYKATPESDVELQPDGLFLLDSGGQYTSGTTDITRVVSLGNLTEEESIDYTLVLKGMIDGATARYPKGSKGYQIDAISRKPLWDYARNYGHGTGHGVGFFLNVHEGPHVLNPTPTAVDLELGMISSVEPGLYRNGKHGIRIENLVLTVQDEQNEFGEFYTFEHLTMALIDTAPVKKELLEAHQIKWLNEYHQQVVENLGPHLQEDELAWLKEKAKAI from the coding sequence ATGACCTACAAAGAAAGATTAGCAGCCATCCGAAGCCAGATGAAGGGTGAGGGCGTGAGCGCCTACATCATTCCGTCGGCAGACCCCCATATAAGTGAATATGTGCCAGACAGGTACAAGTGCATTGAGTTCGCCTCCGGCTTCACCGGCTCGGCAGGTACGCTGGTGATCACCGAAGATGCAGCCCACCTATGGACGGATGCCCGCTATTTTGTGCAGGGAAATGAGCAGTTGCAGGGGACGGGGTTTGAGCTGGCAAAGCTGCGCGTGCAGAACGCACCGGAGTATATCGACTGGCTGGCAGAGCGCCTGCCGGAAGGAGCCACCGTGGCCTTTGACGCGAAGCTTATCTCGGTGAGCCTGGCGCAGCTGCTGGAGACGCAGTTAACCCCGATCGGCCTGAAGATCAACAGCGACCGCGACTACCTGGAGCCGATTTGGCAGGACAGGCCGGAGCTGCCTGCGGCGCCGGCATACCTTCTGGGAGAAGATGTAGTGGGGGAAACGCTGGAAAGCAAGCTGGAGCGCCTGCGCAAGGCGCTGAAAAAGCACCGTGCCGATTACCACCTGATCTCTTCGCTCGACGACTTGGCCTGGCTCTTTAACATGCGGGGTTCCGATGTGAAGTGCAACCCGGTGGTACTGGGCTTTGCGCTCATCAGCCAGGACAAGGCCATGCTGTTTGTTGATACCACCAAGCTCTCCGAAGAGGACCAGGAGAAACTGAGAAAGGCCGGCGTAGAGCTGGAAACCTATGATATGATCGAGCGGGCAATTGCCGCCATTCCGGCCGACAGCATCCTGATTGACCCGCGCCGCAATTGCTACGCCCTGTACAAGCAGCTACCGAAGGAGGTGCGCGTGGTGCAGGACACAAACCCGACCACGTTCTTCAAAGCGGTTAAAAACGAGGTAGAGGTGGAGCATACCCGCAAAACCATGGTGAAGGACGGCGTGGCCCTAACGCGCTTCTTTAAGTGGCTGGAAGAGAACATCGGCAAGACAAAGATCACAGAGCTTTCCGTTGCAGACAAGGTGCGGGAGTTTCGTGCGGAGCAGGAGGGGTTTGTGGGCGAAAGCTTCGATACCATAGCCGGTTACAAGGCCCACGGGGCGCTGCCGCACTACAAAGCCACTCCTGAGAGCGATGTAGAGCTGCAGCCGGACGGCCTGTTCCTGCTGGACTCAGGCGGGCAGTACACCTCGGGCACGACCGACATTACCCGGGTGGTATCGCTGGGCAACCTTACCGAGGAGGAAAGCATAGACTATACGCTGGTGCTGAAAGGCATGATCGACGGTGCCACGGCGCGCTATCCGAAGGGCTCCAAGGGCTACCAGATCGATGCCATTTCCCGCAAGCCGCTCTGGGACTACGCCCGCAACTATGGCCACGGCACAGGCCACGGCGTCGGCTTCTTCCTGAACGTGCACGAGGGGCCGCATGTACTTAACCCCACCCCAACGGCCGTTGACCTGGAGCTGGGCATGATCTCCTCCGTAGAGCCGGGGCTTTACCGCAACGGCAAGCATGGCATCCGAATCGAAAACCTGGTCCTCACCGTGCAGGACGAGCAAAATGAGTTCGGGGAGTTCTATACTTTTGAGCACCTGACCATGGCGCTGATAGACACTGCGCCTGTTAAGAAAGAGCTGCTGGAGGCACACCAGATTAAGTGGCTGAACGAATACCACCAGCAGGTGGTAGAAAACCTCGGCCCGCACCTGCAGGAGGATGAACTGGCATGGCTAAAAGAAAAGGCCAAGGCCATTTAA
- a CDS encoding T9SS type A sorting domain-containing protein, which yields MFVKQLLNAFLTAAALATPAATFAQAVPPAATETVKVEVPEALRQEPFDVDRFATIPKNFKLELYARVSGARFMAVAPNGDLFVSMPWDGVVRIVRERENDVPQQINYASGLERPHDIVFHKIGDQQYVYIAEKNKIIRYKYSNGDEQGQNKEVLIDNLPDESLPELKGNYGHVLKNIALDSNHNLYVSIASTCNACVEDTQSNPKRGAIYIYNADGTNGRLFAEGLRNAEGLDFVPGTNDLWVTVNNRDQIAYPFNDGSGNYGKVVQSYVDNNPPEEFTLVHDGGNYGWPFCNPDQREGMENMPFINDVQLNPNGSVDCSGMDRISRGIQAHTAPLGLLFTQGTPMPEPYRNGALVALHGSWNRSKATGYKIIYFPWQNGKPGDYIDLVGGFLNSDSTQSYARPVDIAIGQEGSLYISDDAKGAIYRLTYTGPLASAEQEQLQRAVQVYPVPARGNLKLRINGLKNPEVRFILTNAQSANVLDVTHRVQGTQKDTELETEGLAAGVYFLSIVSGDTRVVRRVVLQ from the coding sequence ATGTTTGTGAAACAACTACTGAATGCTTTTCTTACTGCCGCGGCGCTTGCCACACCGGCCGCTACCTTTGCCCAGGCTGTGCCGCCAGCCGCTACCGAAACCGTAAAGGTGGAGGTGCCGGAGGCCCTGCGGCAGGAGCCTTTTGACGTGGACCGCTTTGCCACCATCCCCAAAAATTTTAAGCTGGAGCTGTACGCCCGCGTAAGCGGTGCCCGTTTCATGGCCGTGGCCCCCAACGGAGACTTGTTTGTGTCGATGCCCTGGGACGGCGTGGTGCGGATTGTGCGGGAGCGGGAGAACGACGTGCCCCAGCAAATTAACTACGCCTCCGGTCTGGAGCGCCCCCACGACATCGTGTTCCACAAGATCGGGGACCAGCAATACGTGTACATCGCGGAGAAGAATAAGATCATCCGCTACAAGTACAGCAACGGCGATGAACAGGGGCAGAACAAGGAAGTGCTGATCGATAACCTCCCCGATGAGAGCCTGCCGGAGCTGAAGGGTAACTACGGCCACGTGCTCAAAAACATCGCGCTCGACTCCAACCACAACCTCTATGTTTCTATTGCCTCTACCTGCAACGCCTGTGTGGAAGACACGCAGAGCAACCCGAAGCGTGGTGCCATCTACATTTACAACGCCGACGGCACGAACGGGCGCCTGTTTGCCGAGGGGCTTCGGAACGCCGAGGGGCTGGACTTTGTGCCGGGTACGAACGATTTGTGGGTTACCGTTAACAACCGCGACCAAATAGCCTACCCTTTCAACGACGGCTCCGGCAACTATGGGAAAGTCGTGCAGAGCTACGTGGACAACAACCCGCCGGAGGAGTTTACACTGGTGCACGACGGGGGCAACTACGGGTGGCCCTTCTGTAACCCCGACCAGCGGGAGGGGATGGAGAACATGCCGTTCATCAACGATGTGCAGCTAAACCCAAACGGCAGCGTAGACTGCAGCGGCATGGACCGCATCAGCCGGGGGATACAGGCGCATACCGCCCCATTGGGCTTGCTGTTTACGCAGGGCACTCCAATGCCGGAGCCTTACCGCAACGGCGCCCTGGTTGCACTGCACGGCTCCTGGAACCGCTCCAAAGCAACCGGGTATAAGATTATCTATTTCCCGTGGCAAAACGGTAAGCCGGGAGACTACATAGACCTGGTGGGCGGCTTTCTCAACAGCGACTCCACCCAGTCCTATGCCCGCCCCGTGGATATCGCCATCGGCCAGGAGGGCAGCTTATATATCTCTGATGATGCCAAGGGCGCCATTTACAGGCTAACCTACACCGGGCCACTGGCTTCTGCGGAGCAGGAACAGCTGCAACGGGCCGTGCAGGTATACCCGGTGCCGGCGCGCGGAAACCTAAAGCTCCGGATAAACGGGCTCAAAAACCCGGAGGTACGGTTTATACTTACAAACGCGCAGTCAGCAAACGTGCTGGACGTGACACACCGGGTCCAAGGCACGCAAAAAGATACGGAGCTGGAGACAGAGGGGCTAGCAGCCGGTGTGTACTTCCTGAGCATTGTGTCCGGCGATACACGCGTGGTGCGGCGGGTCGTGCTGCAGTAG
- a CDS encoding AEC family transporter, with product MSSFILLFGCLGLGVLLQRVKDFPMNAPLVLNQFIIYISLPALALYFIPEVVLSPAVLLPVGVAWICFAAAALFFWGLGRMFGWSRKLIGCLILTAGLGNTSFIGFPVVEALYGKEGLKTAILIDQPGSFMVLSTLGIALAAVFSKGQASAQAIARKIFFFPPFLTFMLALLLNVLNLHFSEDMKDVFQRLGSTVSPLALVSVGLQLRLERRSRHWGFLALGLAFQLLLAPLLILALYHWGLGVSGEMVQVCVIEAAMAPMITASIVAASYGLKPRLANMMIGFGIPISFITLAFWYWLVQGI from the coding sequence ATGAGCAGCTTTATACTTTTATTCGGGTGCCTGGGGCTTGGCGTGCTGCTACAGCGCGTAAAGGATTTCCCGATGAATGCTCCGCTGGTGCTCAACCAGTTTATTATCTACATCTCGCTGCCGGCCCTGGCCTTGTACTTTATTCCGGAAGTGGTGCTGAGCCCTGCGGTGCTGCTGCCGGTGGGGGTGGCCTGGATCTGCTTTGCGGCGGCGGCTTTGTTTTTCTGGGGCCTGGGCAGGATGTTCGGGTGGTCGCGTAAACTTATCGGCTGCCTTATACTTACCGCCGGGCTCGGCAACACCTCCTTTATCGGTTTTCCGGTGGTGGAGGCGCTGTATGGCAAAGAAGGGCTGAAAACCGCCATTCTCATAGACCAGCCGGGCTCGTTTATGGTGCTCTCTACGCTGGGCATCGCGCTGGCGGCGGTGTTCTCCAAGGGCCAGGCAAGCGCCCAGGCCATCGCCCGCAAGATATTCTTTTTCCCGCCCTTCCTCACTTTTATGCTGGCCCTGCTGCTCAACGTGCTTAACCTGCACTTCTCAGAGGATATGAAAGATGTGTTTCAGCGGCTGGGGAGCACGGTGTCGCCGCTGGCACTGGTTTCGGTGGGGCTGCAGTTGCGGCTGGAGCGGCGAAGCAGGCACTGGGGCTTTCTGGCACTCGGGCTGGCTTTTCAGCTCCTGCTGGCGCCGCTCCTGATCCTGGCCCTCTACCACTGGGGGCTTGGGGTGAGCGGCGAAATGGTGCAGGTGTGCGTAATAGAGGCAGCCATGGCGCCTATGATCACGGCTAGCATAGTGGCCGCCTCCTATGGCCTAAAACCGCGGCTGGCAAACATGATGATCGGGTTCGGTATTCCCATTTCCTTCATCACGCTCGCGTTCTGGTATTGGCTGGTGCAGGGGATTTAG
- a CDS encoding CopD family protein has product MSYFYVKALHIIFVVTWFAGLFYIVRLFIYFAEAAEKPEPEKTILQRQLALMQKRLWYGITWPSAVLTLIFGLSMLYLYGSVPGWLVWKLSFVVGLYVYHFLCHRIFKQQQQGLLKYSSTQLRIWNEVATLFLISIVFLVVLKSSLSMLWGILGLILFSAILMLAIRIYKRTREAKNQ; this is encoded by the coding sequence ATGAGTTACTTCTACGTAAAGGCGCTGCATATCATCTTTGTGGTTACCTGGTTTGCCGGGCTGTTCTACATTGTGCGCCTGTTTATATACTTTGCCGAGGCCGCTGAAAAACCGGAGCCGGAGAAAACCATACTTCAGCGGCAGTTAGCCCTGATGCAAAAGCGCCTCTGGTACGGCATTACCTGGCCCTCGGCTGTGCTTACCCTTATTTTCGGGCTCTCCATGCTGTACCTCTACGGCTCCGTACCCGGCTGGCTGGTCTGGAAGCTCAGCTTTGTGGTCGGGCTGTATGTGTACCACTTTCTCTGCCACCGCATTTTTAAACAGCAGCAGCAGGGCCTCCTGAAGTATAGCTCCACGCAGCTCCGCATCTGGAACGAGGTGGCCACGCTCTTCCTCATCAGCATTGTCTTTCTGGTGGTGCTCAAGAGCTCGCTTAGCATGCTGTGGGGCATTTTAGGGCTTATTCTCTTCTCAGCCATACTTATGCTGGCCATCCGCATCTACAAAAGAACGCGGGAGGCAAAGAATCAGTAA
- the hemN gene encoding oxygen-independent coproporphyrinogen III oxidase, which translates to MQVTLNTTPAELLAKYDVPSPRYTSYPTVPYWDEKPLLQTQWLQHVQQAFRKTNSTEGISLYLHLPFCEQLCTYCGCNKRITKNHAVEEPYLQALLQEWEQYLAVFDEKPRITELHLGGGTPTFFSAQNLKKLLEGLLEKAEVTPEAEFSVEVHPNATNAEQLQVLYDLGFRRLSVGIQDFDPRVQFVINRIQTFEQTKEIFDAARAMGYTSINADIIYGLPHQSADCVRHTIERVKELHPERIAFYSYAHVPWKSKAQRRYSEADLPAPAEKRGLYELGRTLLQEAGYVEIGLDHFALPEDELYVASVQGNLHRNFMGYTPRHTELLIGLGASSISDTGTAFMQNIKEVEAYEEVVFTGILPLLKGHELTGEDLRIRRHILNLMCRLATSWPGEEQEYLNQALVRLQPLAADGLVTYDSNHIQVLEEGRPFLRNVAMCLDLRLWADKPTTPVFSRSV; encoded by the coding sequence ATGCAAGTTACGCTGAACACCACCCCTGCCGAGCTGCTGGCTAAGTATGACGTACCGTCGCCACGCTACACCAGCTACCCCACCGTGCCTTACTGGGACGAGAAACCCCTGCTACAGACACAGTGGCTACAGCACGTACAGCAGGCGTTCCGGAAAACCAACAGCACGGAAGGCATCAGCCTGTACCTGCACCTGCCTTTCTGCGAGCAGCTTTGCACCTACTGCGGCTGCAACAAGCGCATTACCAAAAACCACGCAGTAGAGGAGCCCTACCTGCAGGCGCTGCTGCAGGAGTGGGAGCAGTACCTGGCTGTTTTCGACGAAAAGCCGCGGATCACGGAGCTGCACCTGGGCGGCGGCACCCCCACTTTCTTCAGTGCCCAAAATCTGAAAAAGTTGCTGGAAGGGCTGCTGGAAAAGGCTGAGGTAACCCCTGAGGCGGAATTTAGCGTGGAGGTGCACCCCAACGCCACCAACGCAGAGCAGCTGCAGGTCCTGTATGACCTGGGGTTCAGAAGGCTTAGCGTGGGCATTCAGGACTTCGACCCGCGTGTGCAGTTTGTGATTAACAGAATCCAGACGTTTGAGCAAACCAAGGAGATCTTTGATGCGGCCCGTGCCATGGGCTATACTTCCATCAACGCCGATATTATCTATGGCCTGCCTCACCAGAGCGCCGATTGCGTGCGCCACACGATTGAGCGGGTAAAAGAGCTGCACCCGGAGCGAATCGCCTTCTACAGCTACGCCCATGTGCCCTGGAAAAGCAAGGCCCAGCGCCGCTACTCCGAGGCAGACCTGCCTGCACCGGCAGAGAAGCGCGGCCTCTACGAACTCGGCCGCACCCTCCTGCAGGAGGCAGGCTACGTGGAAATCGGGCTGGACCACTTTGCCTTGCCGGAAGATGAACTGTACGTTGCCTCTGTGCAAGGCAACCTGCACCGCAACTTTATGGGCTACACCCCACGCCACACCGAGCTGTTGATCGGCTTGGGTGCCTCCAGCATCTCAGACACCGGCACCGCGTTTATGCAGAACATAAAAGAGGTGGAGGCCTACGAAGAAGTCGTCTTTACCGGCATACTTCCGCTGCTGAAAGGCCATGAGCTGACCGGGGAGGATTTACGCATCCGCCGCCACATTCTAAACCTGATGTGCCGCCTTGCCACCAGCTGGCCGGGCGAGGAACAGGAGTACCTGAACCAGGCGCTGGTACGCCTGCAGCCGCTTGCCGCCGATGGCCTGGTGACCTACGACAGCAACCACATCCAGGTGCTGGAGGAAGGTCGCCCGTTCCTGCGCAACGTCGCCATGTGCCTCGACCTCAGGCTGTGGGCAGATAAACCTACCACACCCGTTTTTAGCAGATCTGTTTAA
- a CDS encoding alanine racemase, protein MRITTPTLLLDKQKTIRNIRRMADKAKQNGVRLRPHFKTHQSAQVGEWFREFGVQAITVSSVRMARYFANHGWKDIMVAFPVNVLEMDAINELAARVNLHLVAVNLDTVTALAQQLRHPVQLSLKIDTGYRRTGILATNYAELDSVVQKIREQDKLQFTGFVVHDGHTYKQNDVYAIQTIYNTSVYQLHLLRERYKSKFPNLQLSIGDTPSCSIIDSLRGVDEIRPGNFVFYDLTQQRIGSCSFDDIAVCMACPVVAKHPERGEIILYGGSVHFSKDVILQEDASSIYGRIVELTPQGWSGPVEGIEVVSLSQEHGVVKASPEQFKKYSVGDLMGVLPVHSCLTANLMQGYLTTEGEQLEHLTGLPYRELVS, encoded by the coding sequence ATGAGAATTACAACACCTACACTACTACTGGATAAACAGAAAACGATCAGAAACATCCGTCGCATGGCTGACAAAGCGAAGCAAAACGGGGTAAGGCTCCGGCCGCACTTTAAAACGCATCAGTCGGCGCAGGTGGGGGAGTGGTTCCGCGAGTTTGGTGTGCAGGCGATCACGGTATCGTCGGTGCGGATGGCCCGCTACTTTGCCAACCACGGCTGGAAGGATATCATGGTGGCCTTCCCGGTGAACGTGCTGGAGATGGACGCGATAAACGAACTGGCCGCCCGGGTAAACCTGCACCTCGTGGCCGTAAACCTCGACACGGTCACAGCTCTCGCACAGCAACTGCGCCACCCGGTGCAGCTGTCGCTCAAGATCGATACGGGCTACCGCCGCACGGGTATTCTGGCTACCAACTACGCCGAGCTCGACAGCGTGGTGCAGAAGATACGGGAGCAGGACAAACTGCAGTTTACCGGCTTTGTGGTGCACGACGGCCATACCTACAAGCAAAACGACGTCTACGCCATCCAAACCATCTACAACACCTCTGTTTACCAGCTGCACCTGCTGCGCGAGCGCTATAAGTCCAAATTCCCGAACCTGCAGCTGTCCATCGGCGACACGCCTTCCTGCAGCATTATCGACTCGCTGCGCGGGGTGGATGAGATACGCCCGGGCAACTTCGTGTTTTACGACCTGACGCAGCAGCGCATCGGCTCCTGCTCCTTCGACGATATCGCAGTGTGTATGGCCTGCCCGGTGGTGGCTAAGCATCCGGAGCGTGGCGAAATCATACTTTACGGCGGCAGTGTGCACTTCTCCAAGGATGTTATCCTGCAGGAGGATGCCTCGTCTATCTACGGCCGCATTGTGGAGCTCACGCCTCAGGGGTGGTCAGGGCCGGTGGAGGGCATCGAGGTGGTGTCGCTTTCGCAGGAGCACGGGGTGGTGAAGGCCTCGCCGGAGCAGTTTAAGAAGTACAGCGTCGGAGACCTGATGGGGGTGCTGCCGGTGCACTCCTGCCTCACGGCGAACCTGATGCAGGGCTACCTGACAACGGAGGGCGAGCAGCTGGAGCACCTAACGGGCCTGCCGTACCGCGAACTGGTTTCTTAG
- a CDS encoding glycoside hydrolase family 25 protein — protein MAANTKPPLKKAPAEKPFKVPAKRAVRTAKPRKKQQQQPPRRFWAGLAILLGIILLVLYVEYFVDKPEPVWPEGHTVYGVDVSHYQKEVDWQKVRENEVVFAFVKATEGVSLKDRKYEENWAGAGAAGIIRGAYHFYLPYLNPEEQAQHFVSSVQLQSGDLPPVLDVEVRGRKPVAQLRQDLKVWLEKVENAYGIKPIIYTNFKFYEDYLAGHFDSYPLWIAHYRVPRLQIEKSNTRKLAFWQHTDGGSIEGITGSVDCNVFYGSMRDLRGVCIK, from the coding sequence ATGGCAGCAAACACGAAACCACCGTTAAAGAAAGCACCTGCAGAGAAACCTTTTAAGGTGCCTGCCAAGCGCGCGGTTCGTACCGCGAAGCCGCGCAAGAAGCAGCAGCAACAGCCGCCAAGGCGCTTCTGGGCTGGCCTGGCTATTCTGCTGGGCATTATCCTGCTGGTGCTCTACGTGGAGTACTTCGTTGACAAGCCTGAGCCGGTCTGGCCGGAGGGGCATACCGTGTACGGCGTGGACGTGAGCCACTACCAGAAAGAGGTAGACTGGCAGAAAGTGCGCGAAAATGAGGTTGTCTTCGCCTTTGTGAAGGCCACGGAGGGCGTTTCGCTCAAGGACAGGAAGTATGAGGAGAACTGGGCCGGTGCCGGAGCTGCCGGCATTATCCGGGGGGCCTATCACTTTTACCTCCCGTACCTGAACCCGGAAGAGCAGGCCCAGCATTTTGTTTCCAGCGTGCAGCTGCAAAGCGGCGATCTGCCGCCGGTGCTGGATGTGGAGGTGCGCGGGCGCAAGCCGGTGGCACAGCTGCGCCAGGACCTGAAGGTGTGGCTGGAGAAGGTGGAGAACGCGTACGGCATAAAGCCCATCATCTATACCAACTTCAAGTTTTACGAGGATTATCTGGCCGGGCATTTCGACAGCTATCCGCTCTGGATTGCCCATTACCGTGTGCCAAGGCTCCAGATAGAGAAAAGCAACACCCGTAAACTGGCCTTCTGGCAGCATACCGATGGCGGCTCCATAGAGGGCATTACCGGTTCTGTGGACTGCAACGTGTTTTACGGTAGCATGCGGGATTTACGCGGTGTCTGTATAAAATAG